The Couchioplanes caeruleus nucleotide sequence GTCAGAGTGGCGGCGGTTCGATCTCCGTCTCCAGGCGGACGCCCGCCTGCGCCCGGGCCAGCACCGGGTGGCCCTCGCCGTACGCCTTCTGCAGGCGCTGCACCGCCGCCTCGGCCGACTGGTCGTCGCCCGCGTCCAGGGCCACGTTGAACGCGCACGCCAGGGTGTCCGGGTGGTCGGCGCCGCGCACCGTACGGGACCGGGTGAGCGTGTCCAGGGCGATCTCCCGCGCCTGCTGCGCCTCCCCGATGGCGAGCAGGTCGGCCGCGAGACCGTTGGCGCACGCGAGCGTGAACGGGTGATCGGCGCCCACGCTGCGCCGCAGGCCGCCGAGCGCCTCCTCGTCGATCGTGCGGGCCTCGGCGTACCGGCCGGTCGCGCGGACCACGCCGGCCAGGTCGGCGCCCGCGGCCAGGGTGAACGGGTGCTCGTCGCCGAGGACGGCGTGGTAGCGCACCACGGCCCGTTCGAGCAGGTGGTGCGCCTGGTCGAGGTCGCCGGCCTCGCGGGCGCAGTTGGCCAGCGAGACGATCGCGCCCAGCGTCTCCACGTTGAGGTCGCCGAACTTGTGCCGGAAGAGCTCGACGTTGGCGGCCGCCAGCTCCCGCGCGTCCGCCCGCCCGCCGCGGCGGGCCGCCATCGCGGCGAACCGCCCGGCCCACAGCGCCATCGGGTGGTCCTCGCCGAGCGCGTCGAAGTGCCCGGCGGAGGCGAGCAGGGCGGCCGCCGCCGCGTAGTCGCCGAGCCCGAACAGGTCGAACGCCAGGCCGGCCCGCGACGACAGCGTCTCCGGGTGCCCGTCGACGAAGATCACCTGCCGGTGCCGCAACACCTGCTCGTCCAGCGCCCGGGCCCCCCGGAAGTCCCCCAGCAGCCGCAGGTCGACGGCCAGGTTGTTGGCGCAGCGCAGCGCGGTCGGGAAGCTCTCGCCGAACAGCCGGCGGTAGCGGACCAGGTTGTCGGCGTCCAGCTGCCGGGCCTGCTCGAAGTGGCCCTGCATGCGCAGGTCGGCGCCGACGCTGTTGGCCGTCGCGAGGGTGGTCTCGTCGTCGCCGCCGAGGACCTCGCGCTGCGAGCGCAGGGTCTGGGCGTTGAGCACGCGGGCGTCGGCCGTACGCCCCACCGCGCGCAGCGCGTTCGCCAGGTGGAACGAGGCGAGCAGCGTCTGGTCGTCGGCCTCGCCGAGGCTGTCCCGCCACCGGGCCACCGCCTGCGCGGCCAGGTCGCGGCTGGAGTCGTAGTCGCCGCGGGCGTACAGGTAGCGCACGCAGCCGACCGCGAGCTGGCGGACCTCCTCGGTGTCGCCGCCCAGCACGTCGGAGTGGATGAGGTGCGGGATGATCTCGGCGTACCGGGGCCAGTGCGTGGGGTTGTCGGGATCGCCGGGGTCGGCCGCGGCGAGCATGGCCCGCACCGAGCGCAGCAGGGCCGCGTGCCGTTCCGAGGTGAGCTGCTGGCCCAGCATGCCGCGGACCAGCGGGTGCACGATCAGGCTCTCGCCGGGCGGGTCGAGGTCGGCCAGCCCGTACCGGCCGATCAGGCGGACCGCGGCCTTGAGCCGGCGCTCGATCCGCAGGGTCCGGGCCAGCTCGCCGCTCATCAGGCCGCGGGCCGCCCAGAACAGCTCCCAGGAGATCGGCGCGCTGGCCAGGAACGCGCTGAGCTCGAGCAGCTCGAACGCGGCCGGCGAAGCCTCGGCGAGCTCGTCGGCGGCCAGCCCCCACGCGACCCGGATGGGGGTGGGGAACGCCAGCTCGGCGGCGCGGGCGTCGTAGCGGCTCAGGTACTCGCCGACGCTCCAGCCGGTCGCCGAGCGCAGCGCGGACGCCTGGTCGAGCGCCATCGGCACGTCCCTGAGGTGCGCGGCCAGGCGCTCGGCGTCCTCGGCGGAGAGCTCCGGGGTGCGGTGCCGCAGGAAGTCCACGCTGTCCGTACGGTCGAAGACGGCGACCGGCACCGCCTGCGCGACCTCGGTGGTCCACCGGGGATTGCGCGAGGTGACGAGCACGTGCCCGGCGCCGCTGGGCAGGTACGGCTTGATGTCCTCGGGCCGGTTGGCGTTCTCGAAGACGACCAGCCAGTTCCGGTACGGCTCCCCGCGGCTCAGCGCGTCGCGCACGGCGCCCAGCGTCCGGTTGATGTCACGGGCCTCGGGCAGCTTCAGCTCCTGCGCGAGCCCGACCAGCGCGGCGCGCATGCCGGCGGTCTGCTCGGCGGGGATCCACCACACCAGGTCGTACGTGTCCGCGTACCGGTAGGCGTATTCCACGGCCAACTGGGTACGTCCCGTGCCACCCAGCTGGTGATCGGCGGCGGGCAACAGCACCACCGGTCCGTTGCCGAGCAGTCCACGCATCCGGGCGAGCAGATCCTCGCGCCCGGCGAAGCGTGGATTACGCGGCGGCAGGCCACCCCGGATCGGCACGCCGCCCCTCCCCACTGGTGACTCGGCACTCTACTGTCATGCTGCCGATTACCGTACGTGGAATCATCGCCACTGCGGAAGATTGCTTCGGAAGGGCCACCGGTGACCGACGAACCCGTCACGAGTCTCGACCGCGACGCCGACGTAGCGACCGTCGCCCTGCACGGCGAGGTCGACGTGCTCAACGTGGACCAGGTGCGGGTGGCGCTGGTGGAGGCGATCGAGACCCGGCCCCGGGAGCTCGTGGTGGACCTGTCGAAGCTGTCCTTCATCGACTCCACCGGGCTGGGCGCGATCATCTTCGGCTTCCAGCGGGCCCGCGACGAGGGCATCGGCTTCGCCCTGGCCCGGCCGACCCGGGGCGTGCACCAGATCCTGGTGCTCAGCGGCGTGCTCGAGGTGGTCGAACTGCACCAGTGAGGGCCGCCCGGCGCGCGGACGGCCCTCGACGGGGTACGGCGTCAGCCGACCCAGGCGTACTCGCGCGCGGGCACGGCCGCCGAGGTGCGGAAGTTGCTGTTCACCGTGGCCGCCTCGGTCGCGTTGGGGTACGCGTTGGTGCACGACACCGGCGCGCTGCTGCCCGACATCAGGTCGGCGCACAGGCCCGTACGCCGGTCCGGCAGCCCGAGGATGTGGCCGAACTCGTGGGCCGCGATGCGCGGGACGTAATAGCCGTCGTCCACCGCTTCCCGGCCCATGTACCACCGGCCGTTGCCCAGCGACGTCGTGTACGTACGCGGCCAGCCGTTGTCCGCGTACACCCGGATGTTGGGGGTGCGGCCCGACGGCACCCGTTCGAGGCGCACGTTGGTGACCCGGCTGTTCCAGATCTGGGCGCCCTGGTCGACCGCCGCGACGAATTCCTGGGCCTGACTCGCGTCGTAGTACAGCACCCGCGGCGCGGCGGCCGCGGGACCGGCGGCGGCGACCTGCAGACCGGCCATGGCCAGCACCGCGAGCAACGCGGCGGACAACCTCTTGAGGAGCATCGGTGACCTCCGATGAGGGGTTGGGGGACTGCCTGAAACGGTAGCCATAAAAAGACGCCTATCAATGAGTACGGCCATATCGATTGCCGCCTCATGGTCACGTGATGCCGCCCGGCCGCCAGGCGTGTCGAGGATCTCCCCGACCGGCTGTCCGCATGGCTGGACGGCGGTTGCACCGGCGCAGAACCGCCACTAAGTTCACCGAAAAGGCATTAGTGTGCCGTTTTGCCGAATACCTTGCTCGCCTGAATATCACGAGGGGTGGCCCATGGCCGGATCACGGATCGTCTCGCTGGGCCATTACCAACCGGCACGGGTGCTGACCAACGACGAGCTCGCTCAGATGGTCGACACCAACGACGAGTGGATCCGCAGCCGCGTCGGCATCGAGACCCGGCACATCGCCGCCCCCGACGAGAGCCTCGACGAGATGGCGGCGCACGCGGCCCGCAAGGCGCTCGCGGAGAGCGGCGTCGCGGCCGCCGAGATCGACTACGTGATCGTGGCCACCTGCACGGCCTTCGACCGCTCGCCGAACATCGCCGCCCGGGTGGCGCGCCGGCTCGACCTGCCGGCCCCGGCCGCGCTCGACCTCAACGTCGCCTGCGCCGGCTTCACCCACGCCCTCGCCACCGCCGACCAGGCGCTCAAGACCGGCGCCGCCACCAAGGCGATCGTCATCGGCGTGGAGCGGCTCTCCGACTTCACCGACTGGACCGACCGCACGACGTGCGTGCTCATCGGTGACGGCGCCGGCGCCGCCGTCCTGGTCGCCGACGAGGAGGAGCACGTCGGCCCCGTCGTGTGGGGCTCGGTGCCGCAGATGTCGCACGCCGTCCGCATCGAGGGCCGCGACGCCACCTTCCAGCAGGAGGGGCAGAGCGTCTTCCGCTGGGCCACCCACTCGCTGCCCGCCATCGCGCGCCAGGTGTGCGAGAAGGCCGGTGTCCGGCCCGAGGACCTCGCCGCGATCGTGCCGCACCAGGCCAACCTGCGGATCATCGAGCCCCTGGCCCGGCGCATCGGTGCCACCGACGCGGTCATCGCCCGCGACGTGATCGAGTCCGGCAACACGTCGGCGGCCAGCATCCCGCTCGCCCTGTCCAAGCTGGTCCAGCGCCGGGAGATCCCGTCCGGGGCGCCGGTGCTGCTGTTCGGCTTCGGCGGCGGGCTGGCGTACGCGGGGCAGGTCGTGCGCTGCCCCTGACCAGGGCCTGACGAACGACGAAGGGCCGGGCGCCGGAGCGCCCGGCCCTCGTCATTGTGCCGCCAGCATCTCCACCAGGCGGTCCGCGATCATCGTCGGCGTCGGACAGTCGAAGACCAGGGACGAGGGCAGCCGGACCCCGGACGCCTCCGCGAGCCGCTGGGTGAACTCGAGCGCGGTCAGCGAGTCGAGGCCGCTGTCCCACAGCTCGCGGTCCGGGTCCACGTCCTCGGCCGCCCGGTGCCCGAGGACGCCGGCCGCGATTCCGCGTACCAGCTTCCGGACCTCGGCGCCGCCGAGCGACGCCCAGTCGACCCGGGACGCCGACGCGGCCGCCGCGGCGGGACGTTCCGGCGTGAGGTGGCGCAGCATGGCCGAGGTGGCCGGGCCGGTCTCGCCCACCAGCCGCAACGCCGTCACGGCCGGGTCGGGCTGCTGCAGCGCCGCGTCGAACAGCGCCAGGCCGCGCTGCGGTGGCAGCGCCGCGAACCCCGTGCGTTCCATCCGGCGCAGGTCGGCGCCGGTCAGCTCGCCGGCCATCCCGCCGCCGGCCCACGGGCCCCAGGCGACGGCCAGGGCGGGTGATCCCGCCGCCCGGCGGCGGTGCGCCAGCGCGTCCAGGACGGCGTTCGCGGCGGCGTAGTTGGCCTGCCCGGCCCCGCCCAGCACCCCGATCACCGAGGTGAACAGCACGAACGCGGACAGGTCGTGACCGGCGGTGAGCTCGTGCAGGTGCAGGGCGGCATCCACCTTGGGCCGCATCACCGCGTCGACGCGCGCCGGGGTCAGCAGGGTGACGGTGCCGTCCCGGACGACGCCCGCGGCGTGCACCACCCCGGTCAGCGGCCGGTCCGCCGGCACCGCCCGCAGCGCCCGTTCCAGGTCGGCGCGGTCCGACACGTCACACGCGACGACGGTCGCCGCGGCGCCCAGCTCGGCCGCGAGCTCCGCCGCCCCGGGCGCCGCCGGACCCTGCCGGCTCAGCAGCAGCACGTGGCGGACCCCGAGCCGGTGCACCAGGTGCCGGGCGATCAGCCCGCCGAGCGCGCCGGTCCCGCCGGTGATCAGTACGGTGCCCTCGCGGTCGAACGGCCGCTGCGGTCCCGGCTCGCCCGCCGGGGTGAACCGGGGCCGGTGCACGTGGCCCTCGCGCACGGCGAGCTGCGGCTCCGCCGACCGCAGGGCCCGGCGCAGCCCCGCGGCGGACGCCGGCTCCCCGTCGACGTCGATCAGGCGGAACCGTCCCGGATGCTCCGCCTGCGCGCTGCGCACCACGGCCCACACGGCGGAGGCGACCGGGTCCGGCACGTCGGCGCCGCGCTCCGTGGCCACCGCGCCGCGGGTCACGACCACCACCGTGGAGTCGTCGAACGTGTCGTCGCCGAGCCAGTGCTGGAGCAGCGCGAGGGCCCGTTCCGTACCCGCGCGGACCGCGCCCGGCAGGGAGCCGTCCGCCTCGGCCGCTCCCTCGCCGCCGCAGACCAGCATCAGGCCGGGCACCGTGGCGCCGCGCCGCAGCTCGCTCTCGACCTCCCGCAGCGAGGGGTACGCGTCGGCACCCTTCACCGCATCACTGAGGCCCAGGTGGTCGGTGCCCAGGATCCCGCACCGGGGCAGCGGGTCCCCCGGTTCCCCGTCGTCCTCGACCCGCGGCCAGGCGACGGTGAGCAGCACGTCCCGCTCGGACGCGGCGGACTCCAGGCGCGCCGGGTCGATCGCCCGGAACAGCAGGCGGTCCACCGACAGCACCGGCGTCCCGTCGCCGTCGGTCACCACCAGGGAGAAGGCGTACGGGCCCCGCGGGCTGACCCGCACCAGGAGCCGCGTGGCGCTGGTGGGCCGCAGCCGGACACCGGACCACACGAACGGCAGCGGGACGTCATCGCCCGCCGGAACGACGAGCAGCGCGGCGTGCAGGGCGGCGTCCAGCAGCACCGGGTGCAGGGCGAAGCCGGCGGCGGACACCCGGCCGGGCAGCTCCACCTCGGCGTACACCTCGTCGCCGTCGCGCCAGGCACCGGTGAGCGCGCGGAAAGCGGGGCCGTACGCGAAGCCCCGGTCGGCGAGCCGGCGGTAGTGCCCGTCCACGTCCACCGCGGACGCCGGGACGGTGATGCCGCGGCCCGGCCCGTCGGCGGCGACGGCCTGCCGCCCCTCGAGCGTGGCGCGGGCGTGCCGGGTCCAGCCCGCCGAGTCGTCCCCGCTGAAGATCGTGACCTCGTCGGGGCCGGCGACCAGGCGTACGTCCACCGGCGTGCCCGCGGTCAGGAGCAGCGGCGCCTGCACGACCAGCTCGGCGACGTCCCGCTCGAACCGGGCGGCCAGGTGGGCGGCCCACTCGACGAAGAGCGCGCCGGGCACGACCACGCTGCCCCGTACGGCGTGATCCGCCAGCCACGGCTCGGCGTCGAGGGAGAGCCGGACGGCGCCGAGCAGCGTCTCGGAGCCCGGCACCTGCAGGACGGCACCCAGCAGCGGATGGCTCGCCGGGGGCAGGAAGGCGCTCGGGGCGGCGGTGGCCGGGTCCAGCCAGTACCGCTGGCGCTGGAACGGATACGGCGGCATCTCACCGCGTCGCACGGCGGAACCGGCCGGCGTGCGCGACCAGTCGATGCGTGCGCCGGCGCAGTACAGCCGCATCAGGGCCGGCTCCACGCCCCGGCTGATCGGCACGAGCACGGCGTCCACGTCGGCCAGGTTGCGGGCGGCGAGCGCGGTCAGCACCCCGCGGGGACCCAGCTCGAGGAAGCGTCGTACGCCCGAGCCGGCGAGGTGGCGGACGCCGTCGCCGAACCGTACGGCCTCGCGCACGTGCCGGACCCAGTAGCCCGGCGTGCAGATCTCCTCCGCGGACGCGGGGCGGCCGGTCAGGTTCGACACCACGGTCAGGCGCGGCGGGTGGTATTCCAGCGTGGCGGCCACCTCGGCGAAGGCCGCCAGCATCGGATCCATGTGGGCCGAGTGGAAGGCATGGCTGACGCGCAGGCGGTCCACCCGGCGGCCGCGCTCGCGCCACAGCTGCGCGACCGCGAGCACCGGCTCCTCGGCGCCGGAGAGGACGACCGCCTCCGGCCCGTTGACCGCCGCGATCGAGACGCCCTCCGGCACCGGCGACACCTCGGCCTCGGAGGCGGTCACCGCGACCATCGCGCCGCCGCGTGGCAACGCCTGCATCAGCGCGCCCCGGGCGGCGACGAGCCGGCAGGCGTCCGCCAGCGACCACACCCCGGCGACGTGCGCGGCGGCCAGCTCGCCGATCGAGTGCCCGAGCAGCGCGTCGGGCACGAGCCCGAGGCTCTCGGCGAGCCGGTGGTGAGCGACCTCCAGGGCGAACAGCGCCGCCTGGGTGTACGCGGTGTCGTCGAGCAGCGCGGCATCGGGATGGCCGGCCGGCGCGAACATCACCGCCTGCAGCGGGCGGCCCAGGGCGGTGTCGAAGTGGGCGCACACCTCGTCGAGGGCGGCGGCGAAGGCGGGGTACGCGACGTACAGGTCGTGCCCGGCCCCGGCTGTCTGGCTGCCCTGCCCGCTGAAGAGGAACGCGGTGCCGCCGGGACGGGCGCGGTCCGTGACCAGACTGTCGTCCGCCGCGCCGTGGGCGAGGGCCTCGAGCCCGCGCTCGGGGTCGCCGAGAACCACCGCACGGAACGGCAACGCCGACCGCCCCGCCGCAAGCGAGGCCCGCAGGCCGGTCAGCTCCTCGGCGGACAGCGCGGCCGTACGGGACAGCAGATCCTCCGCCTGGGCGCGCAACGCCTCGGCACTGTGCGCCGAGAACGGCATCAGCGCCGGCGCGGACCCGGCCGTACCGGAACCGGCGAGCTCCGGTGCCTCTTCGATGATCACGTGCGCGTTGGTGCCGCTGATGCCGAAGGAGGACACGCCGGCTCGGCGTACGCGCTCGCCCGGCTGCCAGGGAACCGGCTCGGTCAGCAGCCGCATCGCCCCGCCGGACCAGTCGACCAGCGGCGTGGGCTTGTCGGCGTACAGCGTCCGGGGCAGGAGCCCGTGCCGCATCGCCAGCAGGACCTTGATCACCCCGCCGACGCCGGCCGCCGCCTGCGCGTGCCCGATGTTGGACTTGAGCGACCCGAGCCACAGCGGGCGCTCCGCGGGCCGCTCGGTGCCGTACGCGTTCAGCAGCGCCTGCGCCTCGATGGGATCGCCGAGCCGGGTGCCGGTGCCGTGCGCCTCGACCACGTCGACGTCCGACGGCTGCAGCCCCGCGTCCGCCAGCGCCGCCCGTACGACGATCTCCTGGGAGGGACCGTGCGGGGCGGTGAGCCCGTTGCTCGCGCCGTCCTGGTTGACCGCTGAGCCGGCGAGCAGGCCGAGCACCGGCCGGCCCGCGGCGACGGCGCGGGACAACGGTTCGAGGACCAGCAGGCCGACGCCCTCGCCCCAGCCCGTGCCGTCGGCGTCGGCGCTGAACGCCCGGCACCGGCCGTCCGCCGACAGACCGCGCTGGCGGCTGAACTCGACGAAGATGCCGGGCTCGGACATCACCGTGACGCCGCCGGCGACGGCCATCGAGCACTCGCCGTTCTGCAGGGCGCGGGCCGCCTGGTGCAGCGCCACCAGCGACGACGAGCACGCGGTGTCCACGGTGACGGCCGGGCCGGTCAACCCGAACGTGTACGCCACCCGCCCGGACACCACGCTCGCGGCGGAGCCGGTCAGCGCGTACCCCTCGATCTCCGGCGGGGCGGTGAGCAGGCGCGCCCCGTAGCCGCTCGCCATCGCGCCGACGAAGACGCCGGTGTCGGTGCCGCGCAACGCCGACGGCTCGATGCCGGCGTTCTGGATCGCCTCCCAGGCCACCTCCAGCACGAGCCGCTGCTGGGGATCCATCGCCAGCGCCTCCCGCGGGCTGATCCCGAAGAACGCCGGGTCGAACCGGTCGGCGTCGTGCAGGAAGCCGCCGGTGCGCACGTACGTGCGTCCGGGCCGTCCCGGGTGCGGGTCGTACAGCGCGTCGACGTCCCAGCCGCGGTTCCCGGGGAACGGCGAGATGACATCGCGCCCGTCGGCGAGCAGCTGCCACAGCTTCTCCGGGGAGTCGGCGTCACCGGGGAACCGGCACGCCATCGCGACGACGGCGATCGGGTCGCCGGTCCGGCGCGCGGCCGCCGTGACGGGTGCCGGGGTGCCGGCCACCATGAGATGGCGGGCGAGGTCGACGGGCGTGGGCCGGTCGTAGATCAGTCCCGGGGGAAGGTGCCGCCCGGTGGCCTCCTGGAGGCGGTCCCGCAGCTCCACCGCGGTGAGCGAGGTGAGCCCGAGGTCGTTGAAGGTGGCGGCCGGGTCGAGCCGCTCGGTGCCGGGGACACCGAGCACCGCGGCAACGGTACGCAGCACGAGATCGAGCAGCGCCTCGTCCGGCGCGGCACCGGGCTCCGCCGCCGGCCGGGCCTGAGCGGTCTCGCCGAACCAGTGCCGCTTGCGTTCGAAGGGGTAGCCGGGCAGGGTGCACCTGCGCGGCTCCTGGCCGGCGAAAACGGCGTCCCAGTCCCCCGGCGGGTCGGCGGTCTCCACTGTCTCTCCCCGCTCGACGCTGCGCAGGACGGCCCCGAGGTGGTCGAGGCGACCGGCACGCACCACGACCTCGTGGCCGGGCACGCCCCGCGTCGTCACCAGCGAGTACGCCACATCCAGCGGCTCGGCGTCCGGATGCGCGTCGAGCCAGTCGGCGAGGCGCCCGGCGTACGCCCGCAGCGCAGCCGGCGTTCGCGCGCTGACCAGGAACGGCCACTCCCGCTCCGGCACCCGGCGCGCCGGTGGGTCCGCGGCCCGGTGTCCCGACACGACGACGTGGCAGTTCGTCCCGCCGATGCCGAACGCGCTGACGCCCGCCGTGCCCGGCCGGTCGGCCGACGGCCATCCGGCCTGCCCGGCGACGACCCGCAGCGACTCCGGCACGTGCTCGGCCACCGCTCCGGCGCCGTGCTGCGCCGGGATGACGCCGTGCCGCAGGCTCAGGGCCGTCTTGACGAGCCCGGTGATGCCCGCCGCCGCTTCCAGGTGGCCCACGGTGGCTTTCGCCGAGCCGACGAGCAGCGGGCGCGTCCGGTCGGCGAACGCCACCCCGAGGGCCTCCGCCTCGACCCGGTCGCCCAGCCTCGTGCCGGTGCCGTGCAGCTCGACGTAGTCGACGTCGGCGGAGGCCACCCCGGCCCGGCGCTGCGCCTCGCGGATCACCTCGACCTGGGCCCGCACGTCGGGCGCGGTGACCGTACCGGTGTGGCCGTTGTTGTTGACCGCACTGCCGCGGATGACGCAGTAGATCCGGTCCCCGTCGGCCTCCGCGCGGTCCAGGGGCTTGAGCACGACCATCGCCCCGCCCTCGCCGCGGACGAAGCCGTCGGCCCCGGCCCCGAACGGGCGGCAGACGCCGGTGGGCGACAGCACGCCCGCCCGGGCCGCGGCGATCCAGCTGTTCGGGGCCAGGTTGAGCTGCACGCCGCCCGCCACGGCGAGGTCGCACTCGCCGGCCCGCAGCGCGACGCAGGCCAGGTGAACGGAGACCAGCGAGGCGGACTGGCCGGAGTCGACCACGAGACTGGGGCCGCGCAGCCCGAGCAGGTACGAGACGCGGTTGGCGAGCAGCGCCCGGTTGAGGCCCGTGAAGCTGTAACCGTCCAGCAGGCCGGCGGCCCGTACGAGGTCGGCGTAGTCGTCGGACATGGCGCCCAGGTAGACCGCCGTACGGGTGTCGCCGAGCCGCCCGGGCGCCAGCCGCGCGTCCTCCAGCGCCGCCCAGCCCAGCTCCACCGCGAGGCGCTGCTGCGGATCCGTCGCCGCCGCCTCCCGCGCCGACATCCCGAAGTGGGCCGCGTCGAAGCGGTCGGCGTCCGGCAGGAAGCCCCCGGTGCGGACGGCCTGCCGCTCCTGCGGGCCCAGCGCGGTGAGGTCGGCGGGACCGAACCGGCCGGCGGGGGCCGGACCGATGCCGGCGCCCCCGCCGATCAGCAGCTGCCAGAAGTCGCCCGGCGTGGGCGCACCGGGCAGCCGGGCGGCCATGCCGATCACCGCAACGGGCGTGCTCGCCCCAGAATCGCTCATGATCTCCGCTACTGTTCGTCCGTCTTCGTCAGGAACCGGGTCACCGTCTCGATCACCGCGCGGTCGCCGAGGATGCGCCGGTGCCCCAGGCCCTGGGTGAGGACCAGGTCGGCGGAGGTCGCGTACACCTCGGCGAGCCGCCGCCCGTGCCGCACCGGCACCTCCTTGTCGTCCTCGTCGTGGACGACCAGCGTCGGCACCGTGACCTGCCCGGGCCGGTACGTGGGCGAGAACCGCTCCCAGATGTCGGTCTCCGGCCGGAAGTAGATCTCGGTACGCCGGCGCAGCTCCCGGCTGATCGAGGGACGCAGCGACAACTGGGTGCAGAACGCGTCGGCCAGGTACGCGAAGTCGCTGATGGCGCTGATCGCCACCATCCGCCCGGCCTGCACACCCGACCGCATCGCGTGGTACGCGCACAGCACGCCGAACGAGTGAGCCACGATCGCCCGGAAGGGACCGTGCTCCTTCTGCAGGCGTGCGATGAGCGCGGCCTGGTCGACGATCGTGGCGGACACCCCGCCG carries:
- a CDS encoding type I polyketide synthase; translated protein: MSDSGASTPVAVIGMAARLPGAPTPGDFWQLLIGGGAGIGPAPAGRFGPADLTALGPQERQAVRTGGFLPDADRFDAAHFGMSAREAAATDPQQRLAVELGWAALEDARLAPGRLGDTRTAVYLGAMSDDYADLVRAAGLLDGYSFTGLNRALLANRVSYLLGLRGPSLVVDSGQSASLVSVHLACVALRAGECDLAVAGGVQLNLAPNSWIAAARAGVLSPTGVCRPFGAGADGFVRGEGGAMVVLKPLDRAEADGDRIYCVIRGSAVNNNGHTGTVTAPDVRAQVEVIREAQRRAGVASADVDYVELHGTGTRLGDRVEAEALGVAFADRTRPLLVGSAKATVGHLEAAAGITGLVKTALSLRHGVIPAQHGAGAVAEHVPESLRVVAGQAGWPSADRPGTAGVSAFGIGGTNCHVVVSGHRAADPPARRVPEREWPFLVSARTPAALRAYAGRLADWLDAHPDAEPLDVAYSLVTTRGVPGHEVVVRAGRLDHLGAVLRSVERGETVETADPPGDWDAVFAGQEPRRCTLPGYPFERKRHWFGETAQARPAAEPGAAPDEALLDLVLRTVAAVLGVPGTERLDPAATFNDLGLTSLTAVELRDRLQEATGRHLPPGLIYDRPTPVDLARHLMVAGTPAPVTAAARRTGDPIAVVAMACRFPGDADSPEKLWQLLADGRDVISPFPGNRGWDVDALYDPHPGRPGRTYVRTGGFLHDADRFDPAFFGISPREALAMDPQQRLVLEVAWEAIQNAGIEPSALRGTDTGVFVGAMASGYGARLLTAPPEIEGYALTGSAASVVSGRVAYTFGLTGPAVTVDTACSSSLVALHQAARALQNGECSMAVAGGVTVMSEPGIFVEFSRQRGLSADGRCRAFSADADGTGWGEGVGLLVLEPLSRAVAAGRPVLGLLAGSAVNQDGASNGLTAPHGPSQEIVVRAALADAGLQPSDVDVVEAHGTGTRLGDPIEAQALLNAYGTERPAERPLWLGSLKSNIGHAQAAAGVGGVIKVLLAMRHGLLPRTLYADKPTPLVDWSGGAMRLLTEPVPWQPGERVRRAGVSSFGISGTNAHVIIEEAPELAGSGTAGSAPALMPFSAHSAEALRAQAEDLLSRTAALSAEELTGLRASLAAGRSALPFRAVVLGDPERGLEALAHGAADDSLVTDRARPGGTAFLFSGQGSQTAGAGHDLYVAYPAFAAALDEVCAHFDTALGRPLQAVMFAPAGHPDAALLDDTAYTQAALFALEVAHHRLAESLGLVPDALLGHSIGELAAAHVAGVWSLADACRLVAARGALMQALPRGGAMVAVTASEAEVSPVPEGVSIAAVNGPEAVVLSGAEEPVLAVAQLWRERGRRVDRLRVSHAFHSAHMDPMLAAFAEVAATLEYHPPRLTVVSNLTGRPASAEEICTPGYWVRHVREAVRFGDGVRHLAGSGVRRFLELGPRGVLTALAARNLADVDAVLVPISRGVEPALMRLYCAGARIDWSRTPAGSAVRRGEMPPYPFQRQRYWLDPATAAPSAFLPPASHPLLGAVLQVPGSETLLGAVRLSLDAEPWLADHAVRGSVVVPGALFVEWAAHLAARFERDVAELVVQAPLLLTAGTPVDVRLVAGPDEVTIFSGDDSAGWTRHARATLEGRQAVAADGPGRGITVPASAVDVDGHYRRLADRGFAYGPAFRALTGAWRDGDEVYAEVELPGRVSAAGFALHPVLLDAALHAALLVVPAGDDVPLPFVWSGVRLRPTSATRLLVRVSPRGPYAFSLVVTDGDGTPVLSVDRLLFRAIDPARLESAASERDVLLTVAWPRVEDDGEPGDPLPRCGILGTDHLGLSDAVKGADAYPSLREVESELRRGATVPGLMLVCGGEGAAEADGSLPGAVRAGTERALALLQHWLGDDTFDDSTVVVVTRGAVATERGADVPDPVASAVWAVVRSAQAEHPGRFRLIDVDGEPASAAGLRRALRSAEPQLAVREGHVHRPRFTPAGEPGPQRPFDREGTVLITGGTGALGGLIARHLVHRLGVRHVLLLSRQGPAAPGAAELAAELGAAATVVACDVSDRADLERALRAVPADRPLTGVVHAAGVVRDGTVTLLTPARVDAVMRPKVDAALHLHELTAGHDLSAFVLFTSVIGVLGGAGQANYAAANAVLDALAHRRRAAGSPALAVAWGPWAGGGMAGELTGADLRRMERTGFAALPPQRGLALFDAALQQPDPAVTALRLVGETGPATSAMLRHLTPERPAAAAASASRVDWASLGGAEVRKLVRGIAAGVLGHRAAEDVDPDRELWDSGLDSLTALEFTQRLAEASGVRLPSSLVFDCPTPTMIADRLVEMLAAQ
- a CDS encoding alpha/beta hydrolase — translated: MAAPSLSSRLNAVSYVAPRLAGRAAFKLFIEPVRRAEVRPAQQQVMDAAAVSDLDHDGVTVKTYRWGDGSRPVLMVHGFQSRAASWAGFVPALHEAGLPVLAYDAPGHGDSGGVSATIVDQAALIARLQKEHGPFRAIVAHSFGVLCAYHAMRSGVQAGRMVAISAISDFAYLADAFCTQLSLRPSISRELRRRTEIYFRPETDIWERFSPTYRPGQVTVPTLVVHDEDDKEVPVRHGRRLAEVYATSADLVLTQGLGHRRILGDRAVIETVTRFLTKTDEQ